The genomic segment CCGACGCGTTCAGCGTGGCCGCCTGATCCTTGAGACCCCCCGGTTTGGTGACCGACCCCACAAAGCTGATCAGCGCGGACACCCCGCTCGCGCCGAGCGAGAGGGCCAGGACGAGCAGCGTCTCGTCCCTCAGGGTCCGCCGTGACGGACCGTCCGCCGGAAAAGAACCGGCCATCGGCCCCGGCTCCGCTTGCACTTACGCCTCCAGTTGAGTAATCCCGCCTCATCCCCATCCTCGCCCCGCTAGGGTCTCGAAAGAAGTTACGAAGATCGTGCGCGACAGGCCGAGGGGGACGGACGCCGATTCCGGGCGCGCGGGCCCCTTCTTTCCTTGCTTCATCATTCAAGGAGGGGCTCCACCGCCATGGGACGTCACAGCTTGCCCGATGAGCGCGGGACGGCAACGCCCGACCCCCGGCCGCGGTCGCGCGGCCGCTCGGTCGCCATGGCCACGGCGTTCGTCCTGGTGGTGGCGGGCGGCGCGGCGGCCGCGGTCCGCGGTGGACTGCTCTCGTTCGGCGGCTCGTGCGGCGACGACGCGGTACGCCTCGACGTCGTCGCCGCTCCTGCCGTGTCCCCGGCCCTGCGCGAGGCGGCCGACGAGGCCCGCGAGCGGGAGATCACCTCGGACGGGCACTGCATCGACGTGCAGGTGACCGCGCGCGACTCGTACGAGGTGGCGGCCGAACTCCGCTCGGGCAAGGGCGATCCGGAGTACGACGTGTGGGTGCCGGACTCCGACGTGTGGGTGCAGCGCGTCGGACTCGGCGCCAAGCAGAGCAAGATCTCCCCCGCGGGCAACATAGCCTCCTCGCCCGTCGGCGTCGGCATGGTGCCGTCCGCCGCCGAGTCGCTGGGCTGGCCGAAGAGGACGTACAGCTGGCCGGAGTTGGCCACGGCCGGCACGAAGGGCGACAAGCTGCGCCTCGGCATCGCCGATCCCGCCCGCAGCGCGAGCGGTCTGCTCGCCCTCGCCACGATGGGTGCGTCCGCGAAGAAGCAGGGCGGCAAGGAAGGCGACACGCAGGCGGCCGCCCTGGCCAAGGCACTGGCGTCTCGCACCACCGGCAGCGACGGCCGGCTCCTGGGCACGCTGGCGCGCGACGGCTCCGGCGCCGAGCGGGGCGGCCGGCGCCGCAACCAGGCTCTGGTCCTCTCCGAGCAGGCCGCGTTCGCGCACAACGCGTCGGCGGGCGAGGAGAACAAGCTCGACCTCTTCTACCCGAAGGACGGTTCGCCGCGGCTCGACTACCCGTACACGCTCGTCGAGGACGGCCGGATGTCCACCGACACGAGCCGCGCGGCGCTCCGCTTCATGACGATGTTCAGCGACGACGACGGCCGGCGGATCCTGGCCGAGCACGGTTTCAGGACGGACCCCGACCGGCCGTCCGACACGCTGATCGCCGCCGCGGGCGGCCGCCCTCCGCAGCCGTACGCGGACGAGGCCACGGACCCGCCGTCGGACAAGGAGCTCCAGGAGACCCTGGGCATGTGGACGATCACCGTCCAGAGCGCGCGGCTGAGCACCGTCGTCGACGCCTCGGAGTCCATGCGGCAGCTCGTGCCCGGCCGCGACCAGTCCCGTATGGAGGTCACCAAGGCGTCGCTGCTACGGGCCCTCGCGGGCTTCACCGACGAGGACGCGATCGGCCTGTGGGAGTTCGCCACCCGCCTCGACGGCGCCCGCGACTACCGCGAACTGGAGCCGACCCGGCGCCTGGGTGACCGCAAGGGCGGCGCGACCCACCGCGACGCGCTGTCCGACGCCTTCAGCGACCTGCAGCCCGTGCCGGGCGGCGCCACGGGCCTGTACGACACGACGCTCGCCGCCTACAAGGAGGCCCGGTCGACGTACGCGCGCGGCAAGTTCAACGCCCTGGTGATCCTGACGGACGGCGCCAACCAGGACCCGGGCAGCATCTCGCGCAGCTCCCTGATCGCACAGTTGGAGGAGCTCTCCGACCGCGAGCACCCGGTGCCGATCATCGCCATCGCGGTCGGCCCCGAGGCGGACAAGGACGAGGTGCAGCAGATCGCGGAGGCGACCGGCGGCTCCGGGCACCAGGTCGACGACCCGGCCCAGATCCACGCGGTGATCCTCAAGGCGATCATGGAGGCGGGCAGCAACCAGGGCTGACCGTCCCGACCAACCCGTCTGTCAAGGCTCAGCGCAGCGGTACCGCAGGTTCCCGCAGCCCCACCGGCCACGTGTGCACCGGCTCCCCCGTGTGCATCAGCTCGCTGTACCGCTTCGTGGTCGCGGCCAGCGCCTCCTCCCTGGACATGCCGCCGTCCCGGGCCCGGTGGTACGTCGTCGCCTGCCAGGACGCGCCGTTGATCCGCCGCCGGCACCGCTCCTCGATCACCCCGAGATACAGGTCGCGGTCGGCGGGCTCCACACCCCACGCGTCCAGGCCCGCGGCGGCGAGCGGCAGCAGCTCTTCGCGTACGAGGTGGACGGCCGCCACCTCGGACGTGCCGCCGAGCCTGCCGCGTCGCGGCCACTGCAGGGTGGCGTCGATCCCGTGGCGGCACGCGACGTCGAAGTTGCGGGCCGCGGTCTCGAAGGGCAGCCGGGACCACACGGGCCGCGCCTCCTCGGCGAGCGCCCGCACGAGCCCGTAGTAGAAGGCGGCGTTGGCGATGACATCGGTGATGGAGGGGCCCGCGGGCAGGACGCGGTTCTCCACGCGCAGGTGCGGGACGCCGTCGGCGATGCCGTACACCGGGCGGTTCCAGCGGTACACGGTGCCGTTGTGCAGGACGAGTTCGCCGAGGCGCGGCACACCGCCCGCGTCGAGGACGCCCAGCGGGTCCTCCTCCTCCATCAGCGGCAGCAGCGCGGGGAAGTACCGCAGGTTCTCCTCGAAGAGCTCGAGCGGCTCGGTGATCCACCGCTCCCCGAACCAGGTGCGCGGCCGCACGCCCTGGGCCTGCAGCTCGGGCGGCCGCGTGTCCGTGGACTGCAGGAACAGCGGCGGCCGGGACTCGCGCCACAGCTCATGGCCGAACAGGAAGGGCGCGTTGGCGCCGACGGCGATCTGTGCGGCGGCGATGGCCTGCGCCGCGTTCCACACGTCGGCGAACCGGGCGGGCGTGACCTGGAGGTGCAACTGCACGGAGGTGCAGGCCGCTTCGGGCGCTATCGACGTCGAGGTGCAGGTCAGGCGTTCCACGCCCTGGATGTCCAGCGCGAAGTGCTCGCCGCGTGCCGCCACGATCTGGTCGTTCAGGAGGGCGTAGCGGTCGACGTCGGAGAGGTTGGCGGAGACCAGGTCGGCGCGGTTCAGGGTCGGCAGAATTCCGATCATGACAATGCCAGCGGAGAGCTCGGTCGCTTTCCTGTGTGCATAGTTGAGCCCCGTGCGCAGTTCCTCGGCGAGGCGGTCGAGAACGCGTCCGCCGAGTCGGTG from the Streptomyces venezuelae genome contains:
- a CDS encoding substrate-binding and VWA domain-containing protein, producing the protein MGRHSLPDERGTATPDPRPRSRGRSVAMATAFVLVVAGGAAAAVRGGLLSFGGSCGDDAVRLDVVAAPAVSPALREAADEAREREITSDGHCIDVQVTARDSYEVAAELRSGKGDPEYDVWVPDSDVWVQRVGLGAKQSKISPAGNIASSPVGVGMVPSAAESLGWPKRTYSWPELATAGTKGDKLRLGIADPARSASGLLALATMGASAKKQGGKEGDTQAAALAKALASRTTGSDGRLLGTLARDGSGAERGGRRRNQALVLSEQAAFAHNASAGEENKLDLFYPKDGSPRLDYPYTLVEDGRMSTDTSRAALRFMTMFSDDDGRRILAEHGFRTDPDRPSDTLIAAAGGRPPQPYADEATDPPSDKELQETLGMWTITVQSARLSTVVDASESMRQLVPGRDQSRMEVTKASLLRALAGFTDEDAIGLWEFATRLDGARDYRELEPTRRLGDRKGGATHRDALSDAFSDLQPVPGGATGLYDTTLAAYKEARSTYARGKFNALVILTDGANQDPGSISRSSLIAQLEELSDREHPVPIIAIAVGPEADKDEVQQIAEATGGSGHQVDDPAQIHAVILKAIMEAGSNQG
- a CDS encoding glutamate--cysteine ligase, coding for MGEKVVAGTFDLADRHHYRGKLRECLAGLERMLAEERFDRPKNLMGMEIELNLAGPDGLPRMLNAQVLERIASRDFQTELGMFNLEVNIAPHRLGGRVLDRLAEELRTGLNYAHRKATELSAGIVMIGILPTLNRADLVSANLSDVDRYALLNDQIVAARGEHFALDIQGVERLTCTSTSIAPEAACTSVQLHLQVTPARFADVWNAAQAIAAAQIAVGANAPFLFGHELWRESRPPLFLQSTDTRPPELQAQGVRPRTWFGERWITEPLELFEENLRYFPALLPLMEEEDPLGVLDAGGVPRLGELVLHNGTVYRWNRPVYGIADGVPHLRVENRVLPAGPSITDVIANAAFYYGLVRALAEEARPVWSRLPFETAARNFDVACRHGIDATLQWPRRGRLGGTSEVAAVHLVREELLPLAAAGLDAWGVEPADRDLYLGVIEERCRRRINGASWQATTYHRARDGGMSREEALAATTKRYSELMHTGEPVHTWPVGLREPAVPLR